The Vigna unguiculata cultivar IT97K-499-35 chromosome 6, ASM411807v1, whole genome shotgun sequence genome contains a region encoding:
- the LOC114188826 gene encoding disease resistance protein RPM1-like isoform X4 has translation MAETAVSFASQHVLPKFLEAVKMLKDLPKEVADVTDELENFQDFIRDAYKVAEVEKDHNRRERIRKRLIRLREAAFRMEDVIDDYVTCDEKQPEDPRCAALLCEAVEFIKTQIHRLQIAYQIQDVKSLVRAERDGFQNHFPTGSRSDGTRGNENFTWQKLRMDPLFIKKDEVVGFEEDIDTLKKWLTEGREERTVISIVGMAGLGKTTLSKQVFDQVHTDFECHALITVSRSYTVEGLLRDMTNKLCKERREDPPRDVATMDQMSLIEEVRNRLHNKRYVVLFDDVWNETFWDDIELALIDNKNGSRILITTRDQKVVDFCKKCLFFEVHKLQPLSNSKSLELLCKKAFGNGFHGCCPKDYEEVGLDIVRKCGCLPLAIVAIGSLLYRKCKSPSDWGLFSQHLSLELESNSELDCVKKILSLSYDDLPQNLRSCLLYFGLYPEDHEVKCGRLFQQWIAEGFVKHERGRNLEEVAEQHLMELISRSLVLVSSFTPEDKVKACHVHDSIHEMIRGKMKTTGFCHYINDFESSGIFRRLTMATSSYDLSGTSEGSQYVRSILIFTNEVLSEEFTKYLLAKYMRLKVLDFEFAALYDVPENLGCLIHLKYLSFRNTSIRSLPKSIGKLKNLESLDVRTNRVIEVPKEITKLRKLRCLFGYRISTIAVKDSLGKLTSLEKMHELRIDEDGVVIRELGKLNQLRDLRLSNFMGHHSDILCSSVNKMQLLERLDIILQYLSEPIPIDLHITSSLSKLRKLHLVAFLKEFPSWIPRLQNLVKLSLKLSMLNNIPLKSLGNMPNLLILSFDSGSYEGETFHFENGEFQKLKELRFKSLHKLRSIFIDSGALQSLEKLHMFDIPKLKAVPSGIQHLRKLQVLDVFYMPTEFQKRIDPETGEDHWIIKHVPDVLVDLNFKNQQMYDLGKNIFMEGWRYLHRVPVELVGMIHSRQVGSCTGGIGLEKLSF, from the exons ATGGCAGAAACTGCAGTGTCTTTTGCGAGTCAACATGTGCTTCCAAAATTTTTGGAAGCTGTAAAGATGCTGAAAGATCTCCCAAAAGAAGTTGCAGATGTTACAGATGAACTAGAAAACTTTCAAGATTTCATCCGTGATGCATATAAAGTGGCTGAAGTTGAAAAAGATCACAATAGGCGcgaaagaataagaaaaaggtTGATAAGGCTGAGAGAAGCAGCTTTTCGTATGGAAGATGTAATAGATGACTATGTGACATGTGACGAAAAACAACCTGAAGATCCTCGATGTGCGGCTTTACTCTGTGAGGCTGTTGAGTTCATCAAAACTCAAATCCACCGCCTTCAAATAGCGTATCAGATTCAGGATGTTAAGTCACTTGTTCGTGCAGAAAGAGATGGCTTCCAAAACCATTTTCCTACAGGATCAAGATCAGACGGCACTAGAGGAAATGAAAATTTCACATGGCAGAAACTTCGAATGGATCCTCTCTTTATTAAGAAAGATGAGGTTGTTGGATTTGAAGAAGATATAGATACACTGAAAAAGTGGTTGACAGAGGGAAGAGAAGAACGCACCGTCATCTCTATTGTAGGAATGGCAGGATTGGGAAAAACTACTCTTTCTAAGCAAGTTTTTGACCAGGTCCATACAGACTTTGAGTGCCATGCGTTGATCACAGTGTCCCGATCCTACACTGTTGAAGGGTTGCTGAGGGATATGACGAACAAGCTTTGCAAAGAAAGAAGGGAGGATCCTCCTCGGGATGTTGCAACAATGGATCAAATGTCGTTGATAGAAGAAGTCAGAAACCGCCTTCACAATAAGAGGTATGTTGTCTTGTTTGATGACGTATGGAATGAAACATTTTGGGATGACATTGAATTGGCTCTAATTGATAACAAAAATGGAAGTAGGATATTAATCACTACCCGGGATCAGAAGGTTGTGGATTTCTGTAAGAAATGCTTATTTTTTGAGGTGCATAAGCTACAACCTTTAAGTAATTCAAAATCATTGGAGTTGTTATGTAAGAAGGCATTTGGGAATGGCTTTCATGGGTGTTGTCCAAAAGATTATGAAGAAGTAGGTCTGGACATTGTTAGGAAGTGTGGATGTTTACCTCTTGCAATTGTAGCTATCGGTAGTCTTTTGTATAGAAAATGTAAAAGTCCATCTGATTGGGGCCTTTTTAGTCAACATCTAAGTTTAGAGTTGGAGAGCAATTCGGAGTTAGactgtgtaaaaaaaattttaagtttgaGTTACGATGATTTGCCACAGAATCTGAGGTCATGTTTGTTGTATTTCGGATTGTATCCTGAAGATCATGAAGTCAAATGTGGTAGATTATTTCAGCAGTGGATAGCTGAAGGGTTTGTGAAACACGAACGTGGAAGAAATTTAGAAGAAGTTGCAGAACAACACTTAATGGAGTTGATTAGTAGAAGCTTGGTACTAGTATCATCATTTACCCCAGAAGACAAAGTGAAAGCATGTCATGTTCATGACTCAATACATGAGATGATCCGTGGAAAAATGAAGACTACGGGATTTTGTCACTATATTAATGATTTTGAGTCAAGTGGTATCTTTCGGCGCTTAACAATGGCAACAAGTTCCTATGATTTAAGTGGGACTAGTGAAGGATCACAGTATGTTCGGTCAATCCTTATTTTCACGAATGAAGTGTTATCTGAAGAGTTCACCAAGTACTTGCTTGCAAAATACATGCGGTTGAAGGTGCTGGATTTTGAATTTGCTGCATTGTATGATGTGCCTGAAAATTTGGGGtgtttaatccacttaaagtatCTAAGCTTCAGGAATACATCCATAAGAAGTCTTCCAAAATCCATTGGTAAGCTGAAGAATTTGGAGAGCTTAGATGTACGAACAAATAGGGTGATTGAGGTACCAAAGGAGATTACCAAACTTAGAAAGCTACGTTGTCTTTTCGGTTACCGAATATCTACCATTGCAGTGAAGGACAGTCTTGGAAAACTGACATCCCTAGAAAAGATGCATGAATTGAGAATAGATGAAGATGGAGTGGTGATTAGAGAGCTTGGAAAGCTAAATCAATTAAGAGATCTGAGGCTTTCTAATTTTATGGGACATCATTCTGATATTCTTTGTTCTTCAGTAAACAAGATGCAACTCTTGGAGCGACTAGATATCATCTTACAATATCTGAGTGAACCAATTCCAATTGACTTGCACATTACGTCATCCTTGTCTAAACTAAGGAAGCTTCACCTTGTTGCCTTTTTAAAAGAGTTCCCAAGTTGGATTCCACGGCTCCAAAATCTTGTGAAATTGTCTTTGAAACTTTCCATGTTAAATAACATTCCATTGAAATCTCTGGGAAATATGCCAAATTTGTTGATCCTCTCTTTCGACTCCGGTTCTTATGAAGGagaaacttttcattttgaaaatggAGAATTTCAGAAACTAAAGGAACTACGGTTCAAATCTTTGCATAAACTGAGGTCCATCTTTATTGATAGCGGGGCACTGCAATCTTTGGAAAAGCTTCATAtgtttgatattccaaaactgAAGGCAGTACCCTCTGGCATTCAGCACTTAAGGAAACTTCAAGTTCTCGACGTCTTTTATATGCCGACTGAATTTCAGAAGAGGATTGACCCTGAAACAGGAGAAGACCATTGGATTATCAAACATGTGCCCGATGTACTTGTTGATTTGAATTTCAAGAATCAGCAAATGTACGATttgggtaaaaatatttttatggaG GGATGGAGGTACTTGCATAGAGTGCCAGTGGAGTTGGTGGGGATGATCCATTCCAG ACAGGTTGGGAGTTGCACCGGCGGCATTGGATTGGAAAAGTTATCCTTTTAA
- the LOC114188826 gene encoding disease resistance protein RPM1-like isoform X3, translating to MAETAVSFASQHVLPKFLEAVKMLKDLPKEVADVTDELENFQDFIRDAYKVAEVEKDHNRRERIRKRLIRLREAAFRMEDVIDDYVTCDEKQPEDPRCAALLCEAVEFIKTQIHRLQIAYQIQDVKSLVRAERDGFQNHFPTGSRSDGTRGNENFTWQKLRMDPLFIKKDEVVGFEEDIDTLKKWLTEGREERTVISIVGMAGLGKTTLSKQVFDQVHTDFECHALITVSRSYTVEGLLRDMTNKLCKERREDPPRDVATMDQMSLIEEVRNRLHNKRYVVLFDDVWNETFWDDIELALIDNKNGSRILITTRDQKVVDFCKKCLFFEVHKLQPLSNSKSLELLCKKAFGNGFHGCCPKDYEEVGLDIVRKCGCLPLAIVAIGSLLYRKCKSPSDWGLFSQHLSLELESNSELDCVKKILSLSYDDLPQNLRSCLLYFGLYPEDHEVKCGRLFQQWIAEGFVKHERGRNLEEVAEQHLMELISRSLVLVSSFTPEDKVKACHVHDSIHEMIRGKMKTTGFCHYINDFESSGIFRRLTMATSSYDLSGTSEGSQYVRSILIFTNEVLSEEFTKYLLAKYMRLKVLDFEFAALYDVPENLGCLIHLKYLSFRNTSIRSLPKSIGKLKNLESLDVRTNRVIEVPKEITKLRKLRCLFGYRISTIAVKDSLGKLTSLEKMHELRIDEDGVVIRELGKLNQLRDLRLSNFMGHHSDILCSSVNKMQLLERLDIILQYLSEPIPIDLHITSSLSKLRKLHLVAFLKEFPSWIPRLQNLVKLSLKLSMLNNIPLKSLGNMPNLLILSFDSGSYEGETFHFENGEFQKLKELRFKSLHKLRSIFIDSGALQSLEKLHMFDIPKLKAVPSGIQHLRKLQVLDVFYMPTEFQKRIDPETGEDHWIIKHVPDVLVDLNFKNQQMYDLGKNIFMERPTFYGFLKGWRYLHRVPVELVGMIHSRQVGSCTGGIGLEKLSF from the exons ATGGCAGAAACTGCAGTGTCTTTTGCGAGTCAACATGTGCTTCCAAAATTTTTGGAAGCTGTAAAGATGCTGAAAGATCTCCCAAAAGAAGTTGCAGATGTTACAGATGAACTAGAAAACTTTCAAGATTTCATCCGTGATGCATATAAAGTGGCTGAAGTTGAAAAAGATCACAATAGGCGcgaaagaataagaaaaaggtTGATAAGGCTGAGAGAAGCAGCTTTTCGTATGGAAGATGTAATAGATGACTATGTGACATGTGACGAAAAACAACCTGAAGATCCTCGATGTGCGGCTTTACTCTGTGAGGCTGTTGAGTTCATCAAAACTCAAATCCACCGCCTTCAAATAGCGTATCAGATTCAGGATGTTAAGTCACTTGTTCGTGCAGAAAGAGATGGCTTCCAAAACCATTTTCCTACAGGATCAAGATCAGACGGCACTAGAGGAAATGAAAATTTCACATGGCAGAAACTTCGAATGGATCCTCTCTTTATTAAGAAAGATGAGGTTGTTGGATTTGAAGAAGATATAGATACACTGAAAAAGTGGTTGACAGAGGGAAGAGAAGAACGCACCGTCATCTCTATTGTAGGAATGGCAGGATTGGGAAAAACTACTCTTTCTAAGCAAGTTTTTGACCAGGTCCATACAGACTTTGAGTGCCATGCGTTGATCACAGTGTCCCGATCCTACACTGTTGAAGGGTTGCTGAGGGATATGACGAACAAGCTTTGCAAAGAAAGAAGGGAGGATCCTCCTCGGGATGTTGCAACAATGGATCAAATGTCGTTGATAGAAGAAGTCAGAAACCGCCTTCACAATAAGAGGTATGTTGTCTTGTTTGATGACGTATGGAATGAAACATTTTGGGATGACATTGAATTGGCTCTAATTGATAACAAAAATGGAAGTAGGATATTAATCACTACCCGGGATCAGAAGGTTGTGGATTTCTGTAAGAAATGCTTATTTTTTGAGGTGCATAAGCTACAACCTTTAAGTAATTCAAAATCATTGGAGTTGTTATGTAAGAAGGCATTTGGGAATGGCTTTCATGGGTGTTGTCCAAAAGATTATGAAGAAGTAGGTCTGGACATTGTTAGGAAGTGTGGATGTTTACCTCTTGCAATTGTAGCTATCGGTAGTCTTTTGTATAGAAAATGTAAAAGTCCATCTGATTGGGGCCTTTTTAGTCAACATCTAAGTTTAGAGTTGGAGAGCAATTCGGAGTTAGactgtgtaaaaaaaattttaagtttgaGTTACGATGATTTGCCACAGAATCTGAGGTCATGTTTGTTGTATTTCGGATTGTATCCTGAAGATCATGAAGTCAAATGTGGTAGATTATTTCAGCAGTGGATAGCTGAAGGGTTTGTGAAACACGAACGTGGAAGAAATTTAGAAGAAGTTGCAGAACAACACTTAATGGAGTTGATTAGTAGAAGCTTGGTACTAGTATCATCATTTACCCCAGAAGACAAAGTGAAAGCATGTCATGTTCATGACTCAATACATGAGATGATCCGTGGAAAAATGAAGACTACGGGATTTTGTCACTATATTAATGATTTTGAGTCAAGTGGTATCTTTCGGCGCTTAACAATGGCAACAAGTTCCTATGATTTAAGTGGGACTAGTGAAGGATCACAGTATGTTCGGTCAATCCTTATTTTCACGAATGAAGTGTTATCTGAAGAGTTCACCAAGTACTTGCTTGCAAAATACATGCGGTTGAAGGTGCTGGATTTTGAATTTGCTGCATTGTATGATGTGCCTGAAAATTTGGGGtgtttaatccacttaaagtatCTAAGCTTCAGGAATACATCCATAAGAAGTCTTCCAAAATCCATTGGTAAGCTGAAGAATTTGGAGAGCTTAGATGTACGAACAAATAGGGTGATTGAGGTACCAAAGGAGATTACCAAACTTAGAAAGCTACGTTGTCTTTTCGGTTACCGAATATCTACCATTGCAGTGAAGGACAGTCTTGGAAAACTGACATCCCTAGAAAAGATGCATGAATTGAGAATAGATGAAGATGGAGTGGTGATTAGAGAGCTTGGAAAGCTAAATCAATTAAGAGATCTGAGGCTTTCTAATTTTATGGGACATCATTCTGATATTCTTTGTTCTTCAGTAAACAAGATGCAACTCTTGGAGCGACTAGATATCATCTTACAATATCTGAGTGAACCAATTCCAATTGACTTGCACATTACGTCATCCTTGTCTAAACTAAGGAAGCTTCACCTTGTTGCCTTTTTAAAAGAGTTCCCAAGTTGGATTCCACGGCTCCAAAATCTTGTGAAATTGTCTTTGAAACTTTCCATGTTAAATAACATTCCATTGAAATCTCTGGGAAATATGCCAAATTTGTTGATCCTCTCTTTCGACTCCGGTTCTTATGAAGGagaaacttttcattttgaaaatggAGAATTTCAGAAACTAAAGGAACTACGGTTCAAATCTTTGCATAAACTGAGGTCCATCTTTATTGATAGCGGGGCACTGCAATCTTTGGAAAAGCTTCATAtgtttgatattccaaaactgAAGGCAGTACCCTCTGGCATTCAGCACTTAAGGAAACTTCAAGTTCTCGACGTCTTTTATATGCCGACTGAATTTCAGAAGAGGATTGACCCTGAAACAGGAGAAGACCATTGGATTATCAAACATGTGCCCGATGTACTTGTTGATTTGAATTTCAAGAATCAGCAAATGTACGATttgggtaaaaatatttttatggaG CGGCCGACTTTTTACGGTTTTTTGAAGGGATGGAGGTACTTGCATAGAGTGCCAGTGGAGTTGGTGGGGATGATCCATTCCAG ACAGGTTGGGAGTTGCACCGGCGGCATTGGATTGGAAAAGTTATCCTTTTAA
- the LOC114188826 gene encoding disease resistance protein RPM1-like isoform X2, whose protein sequence is MAETAVSFASQHVLPKFLEAVKMLKDLPKEVADVTDELENFQDFIRDAYKVAEVEKDHNRRERIRKRLIRLREAAFRMEDVIDDYVTCDEKQPEDPRCAALLCEAVEFIKTQIHRLQIAYQIQDVKSLVRAERDGFQNHFPTGSRSDGTRGNENFTWQKLRMDPLFIKKDEVVGFEEDIDTLKKWLTEGREERTVISIVGMAGLGKTTLSKQVFDQVHTDFECHALITVSRSYTVEGLLRDMTNKLCKERREDPPRDVATMDQMSLIEEVRNRLHNKRYVVLFDDVWNETFWDDIELALIDNKNGSRILITTRDQKVVDFCKKCLFFEVHKLQPLSNSKSLELLCKKAFGNGFHGCCPKDYEEVGLDIVRKCGCLPLAIVAIGSLLYRKCKSPSDWGLFSQHLSLELESNSELDCVKKILSLSYDDLPQNLRSCLLYFGLYPEDHEVKCGRLFQQWIAEGFVKHERGRNLEEVAEQHLMELISRSLVLVSSFTPEDKVKACHVHDSIHEMIRGKMKTTGFCHYINDFESSGIFRRLTMATSSYDLSGTSEGSQYVRSILIFTNEVLSEEFTKYLLAKYMRLKVLDFEFAALYDVPENLGCLIHLKYLSFRNTSIRSLPKSIGKLKNLESLDVRTNRVIEVPKEITKLRKLRCLFGYRISTIAVKDSLGKLTSLEKMHELRIDEDGVVIRELGKLNQLRDLRLSNFMGHHSDILCSSVNKMQLLERLDIILQYLSEPIPIDLHITSSLSKLRKLHLVAFLKEFPSWIPRLQNLVKLSLKLSMLNNIPLKSLGNMPNLLILSFDSGSYEGETFHFENGEFQKLKELRFKSLHKLRSIFIDSGALQSLEKLHMFDIPKLKAVPSGIQHLRKLQVLDVFYMPTEFQKRIDPETGEDHWIIKHVPDVLVDLNFKNQQMYDLGKNIFMEGWRYLHRVPVELVGMIHSRSNYGVDFSYSFTPDRLGVAPAALDWKSYPFNMKSAFLNLFILAF, encoded by the exons ATGGCAGAAACTGCAGTGTCTTTTGCGAGTCAACATGTGCTTCCAAAATTTTTGGAAGCTGTAAAGATGCTGAAAGATCTCCCAAAAGAAGTTGCAGATGTTACAGATGAACTAGAAAACTTTCAAGATTTCATCCGTGATGCATATAAAGTGGCTGAAGTTGAAAAAGATCACAATAGGCGcgaaagaataagaaaaaggtTGATAAGGCTGAGAGAAGCAGCTTTTCGTATGGAAGATGTAATAGATGACTATGTGACATGTGACGAAAAACAACCTGAAGATCCTCGATGTGCGGCTTTACTCTGTGAGGCTGTTGAGTTCATCAAAACTCAAATCCACCGCCTTCAAATAGCGTATCAGATTCAGGATGTTAAGTCACTTGTTCGTGCAGAAAGAGATGGCTTCCAAAACCATTTTCCTACAGGATCAAGATCAGACGGCACTAGAGGAAATGAAAATTTCACATGGCAGAAACTTCGAATGGATCCTCTCTTTATTAAGAAAGATGAGGTTGTTGGATTTGAAGAAGATATAGATACACTGAAAAAGTGGTTGACAGAGGGAAGAGAAGAACGCACCGTCATCTCTATTGTAGGAATGGCAGGATTGGGAAAAACTACTCTTTCTAAGCAAGTTTTTGACCAGGTCCATACAGACTTTGAGTGCCATGCGTTGATCACAGTGTCCCGATCCTACACTGTTGAAGGGTTGCTGAGGGATATGACGAACAAGCTTTGCAAAGAAAGAAGGGAGGATCCTCCTCGGGATGTTGCAACAATGGATCAAATGTCGTTGATAGAAGAAGTCAGAAACCGCCTTCACAATAAGAGGTATGTTGTCTTGTTTGATGACGTATGGAATGAAACATTTTGGGATGACATTGAATTGGCTCTAATTGATAACAAAAATGGAAGTAGGATATTAATCACTACCCGGGATCAGAAGGTTGTGGATTTCTGTAAGAAATGCTTATTTTTTGAGGTGCATAAGCTACAACCTTTAAGTAATTCAAAATCATTGGAGTTGTTATGTAAGAAGGCATTTGGGAATGGCTTTCATGGGTGTTGTCCAAAAGATTATGAAGAAGTAGGTCTGGACATTGTTAGGAAGTGTGGATGTTTACCTCTTGCAATTGTAGCTATCGGTAGTCTTTTGTATAGAAAATGTAAAAGTCCATCTGATTGGGGCCTTTTTAGTCAACATCTAAGTTTAGAGTTGGAGAGCAATTCGGAGTTAGactgtgtaaaaaaaattttaagtttgaGTTACGATGATTTGCCACAGAATCTGAGGTCATGTTTGTTGTATTTCGGATTGTATCCTGAAGATCATGAAGTCAAATGTGGTAGATTATTTCAGCAGTGGATAGCTGAAGGGTTTGTGAAACACGAACGTGGAAGAAATTTAGAAGAAGTTGCAGAACAACACTTAATGGAGTTGATTAGTAGAAGCTTGGTACTAGTATCATCATTTACCCCAGAAGACAAAGTGAAAGCATGTCATGTTCATGACTCAATACATGAGATGATCCGTGGAAAAATGAAGACTACGGGATTTTGTCACTATATTAATGATTTTGAGTCAAGTGGTATCTTTCGGCGCTTAACAATGGCAACAAGTTCCTATGATTTAAGTGGGACTAGTGAAGGATCACAGTATGTTCGGTCAATCCTTATTTTCACGAATGAAGTGTTATCTGAAGAGTTCACCAAGTACTTGCTTGCAAAATACATGCGGTTGAAGGTGCTGGATTTTGAATTTGCTGCATTGTATGATGTGCCTGAAAATTTGGGGtgtttaatccacttaaagtatCTAAGCTTCAGGAATACATCCATAAGAAGTCTTCCAAAATCCATTGGTAAGCTGAAGAATTTGGAGAGCTTAGATGTACGAACAAATAGGGTGATTGAGGTACCAAAGGAGATTACCAAACTTAGAAAGCTACGTTGTCTTTTCGGTTACCGAATATCTACCATTGCAGTGAAGGACAGTCTTGGAAAACTGACATCCCTAGAAAAGATGCATGAATTGAGAATAGATGAAGATGGAGTGGTGATTAGAGAGCTTGGAAAGCTAAATCAATTAAGAGATCTGAGGCTTTCTAATTTTATGGGACATCATTCTGATATTCTTTGTTCTTCAGTAAACAAGATGCAACTCTTGGAGCGACTAGATATCATCTTACAATATCTGAGTGAACCAATTCCAATTGACTTGCACATTACGTCATCCTTGTCTAAACTAAGGAAGCTTCACCTTGTTGCCTTTTTAAAAGAGTTCCCAAGTTGGATTCCACGGCTCCAAAATCTTGTGAAATTGTCTTTGAAACTTTCCATGTTAAATAACATTCCATTGAAATCTCTGGGAAATATGCCAAATTTGTTGATCCTCTCTTTCGACTCCGGTTCTTATGAAGGagaaacttttcattttgaaaatggAGAATTTCAGAAACTAAAGGAACTACGGTTCAAATCTTTGCATAAACTGAGGTCCATCTTTATTGATAGCGGGGCACTGCAATCTTTGGAAAAGCTTCATAtgtttgatattccaaaactgAAGGCAGTACCCTCTGGCATTCAGCACTTAAGGAAACTTCAAGTTCTCGACGTCTTTTATATGCCGACTGAATTTCAGAAGAGGATTGACCCTGAAACAGGAGAAGACCATTGGATTATCAAACATGTGCCCGATGTACTTGTTGATTTGAATTTCAAGAATCAGCAAATGTACGATttgggtaaaaatatttttatggaG GGATGGAGGTACTTGCATAGAGTGCCAGTGGAGTTGGTGGGGATGATCCATTCCAG ATCAAATTATGGAGTTGatttttcatattcatttaCTCCAGACAGGTTGGGAGTTGCACCGGCGGCATTGGATTGGAAAAGTTATCCTTTTAATATGAAATCggcttttttaaatttattcattctTGCATTCTGA